One window from the genome of Artemia franciscana chromosome 12, ASM3288406v1, whole genome shotgun sequence encodes:
- the LOC136034101 gene encoding zinc finger protein 879-like (The sequence of the model RefSeq protein was modified relative to this genomic sequence to represent the inferred CDS: added 83 bases not found in genome assembly), producing METPMLLGITSVKQEAEDTSSNDDTNIFVSVHPMLFMENEVDFTDVSPGISADSQHDAEYLKLESNIDGDKGLPGILLCDNDDTKEGCDLPSQPGLATIWLKQEVDLNCQNEMQSQIYVFTESDVIKQEVLNSGKRLFECDMCKKWFTTSASLSRHQRTHTGEKPFGCNICKKTYYRKADLSIHQRTHTGEKPFECGICKKRFTSSNGLSNHQRTHTEEKPFECNICEKTFRRKADLLIHHRAHTGEKPFECDICKKCFAQSASLSDHQRTHTGEKPFECYICKKCYTSSSSLSNHQRTHTRAQLFECDICKKCFNSIGNLSRHKRTHTGEKPFECDLCKKSFASSSGLCNHQIIHTGEKP from the exons ATGGAAACACCGATGCTGTTGGGTATCACTTCTGTTAAGCAAG AAGCTGAAGATACATCCTCAAATGatgatacaaatatttttgtaagtGTACATCCTATGTTATTTATGGAAAATGAAGTAGATTTCACTGATGTTTCTCCTGGCATCTCTGCAGATTCTCAACATGATGCTGAATATCTTAAACTGGAGTCTAACATTGACGGCGATAAAG gtctccctgGTATATTATTGTGTGATAATGATGATACTAAAGAAGGATGTGATTTACCAAGCCAGCCAGGTCTTGCAACAATATGGCTAAAACAAGAAGTAGATTTGAATTGTCAAAATGAGATGCAAAGTcaaatttatgtatttactGAAAGCGATGTGATAAAACAAGaagttttaaattctggaaaaagaCTTTTTGAATGTGATATGTGCAAAAAATGGTTTACTACAAGTGCCAGTTTATCTCgtcatcaaagaactcatactggagaaaaaccttttggatgtaatatatgtaaaaaaacatACTACCGAAAAGCCGACCTATCGAttcatcaaagaactcatactggagaaaaacctttcgaatGTGGTATTTGTAAGAAACGTTTTACTTCAAGTAACGGTTTATCTAATCATCAGAGAACTCATACTGAAGAAAAGCCTTTTGAATGTAACATATGTGAGAAAACATTCCGCCGAAAAGCAGACCTGTTAATTCATCATAGagctcatactggagaaaaaccttttgaatgtgatatatgtaaaaaatgttttgctCAAAGCGCCAGTCTATCCGatcatcaaagaactcatacgggggaaaaaccttttgaatgttATATATGTAAGAAATGTTATACTTCCAGTTCAAGTTTATCTAATCATCAAAGAACTCACACGCGAGCACAACTTTTTGAATGtgatatttgtaagaaatgtttcAATTCTATTGGCAATCTATCTCGTCATaaaagaactcatactggagaaaaacctttt